GATAGTTTTTCAGCATGCTGGCGTTCGTCACGCCGCGTTTTTGCAGGTCATTCGGCAAAAAGCTATTGCGGAAGTGAAAGTTATTCCGAATCAGGCTCAGAACTTTGTAGGCCGATTCAATCTGCGGCGCCAGCAGCTGCTCGACCTTGCCATCACGGTTGATCAAGCGGCGGACAGCCAGTGCATTGATGGGCAATGTGCCTTCAAAATGAGGCGCTAAAAGCTGATGCAGAGGATGTTTATCGGACAGCTGACGATAGGTCGCGACCACGATGGGATCGATCACAAGGTGCGTGAGACCAAGGTGACTGGCGACTTCATGATAATTGATATCCGAGGTCTTCACGATGGTCTTGGCCACCAGCCAATCCCAGGTGCCGGCCCTGGGCGTCACGAATGGATAGATATCCTTGTCCTGGCCGGTCTGTACGCCCAGCACTTCAAGGTTCTCACTCCCGCGCGGCAAAGCCAGCGCCACGATCGGAGCATACACATACTTCGGCTGATCAGGATGAACACCCGGTTCCAAAGCTGTCAGCACTTCATAATCCACGATGAAGAGTCGGCCTTCGTTCAGCGCAAGGTCCAGCTGATCATGAGCAAAGGCGGGATGCGCGGCAAAGATATCCTGGGTCAGGTTCAGCTTCGCTGGGATCTCTTTCATCACGCGGATCATCAAAGGATTCAGGCCAGCCACGAAGTAATCGGCAAAGGCACTGTCATTCATGATTTGATCGGCGCCTTCCGGCATGGGGAAGTGTTTGAAGAGCTTATAGTAATCGGTGAAGCTCTCGGGCCTTTTTCTGCTCTGGGCCACGCCCAGATCGGGATCCGAATAAGCGAGGATACCCAAAAGATCTTTTTTCAGAAGCATGTCGGCGATTTCGGGGACCGATTTCTCATCCAGCTTGTCCTGGAACACATAACCATGCTCATCCAGGATTTTTTCCCAATTGCGGCGCAGCTTATAGGCTGTGGCGACAATCTTCAGGCTCCAGCCGGGACCAGCTTTCGCTTCTTCCGGAACTGTGGCTGAAATCGGCACGTACTGAACCACGCTCTGATCATAGCGGAACTTTTCCCGATAGATAGCCAGACGTTGCTGGCGTTCGTCGTGATTCCGTGCATGCTGGGGAAGGCTGACCCCCTCGAACATCGACATGATTGAATCTCCCTTGGCTTTGAAACTGGCTTGCAGAGCCGTTTTGAAGGTAATGACCGTTGGTCAGCGGTGAATATTAGAGTCGATGTGTTTTGTCAAATACAATTCGATCAACATCTTTTATTCATTTATCTTTTATTATATTATGAAGGGGTTATCGGAAATGAATGCTGTTCATTTGGAGTGAGCATGGAATCGCGCGCCCTTAATGATGCCGACAAAGAGCGTAAGTACGAGAAGATACTGAGCACGACCCTCAAGCTCTTCAAGCGCGAGCGCCGTTTGCACACCGCTGCGGAGATCTGCAAGGAAGTGAAGATTGCCAAGGGCACTCTTTATCTTTACTTCAGCACCAAAGAAGAAATTTATATGGAGCTCCTCGTCAGGAACTTCCGTCGTTGGCACGAGAGTGTGCGCGAGCATCTCCTGGATCGCGCGCCGGAT
This Oligoflexus sp. DNA region includes the following protein-coding sequences:
- a CDS encoding lipoxygenase family protein — protein: MSMFEGVSLPQHARNHDERQQRLAIYREKFRYDQSVVQYVPISATVPEEAKAGPGWSLKIVATAYKLRRNWEKILDEHGYVFQDKLDEKSVPEIADMLLKKDLLGILAYSDPDLGVAQSRKRPESFTDYYKLFKHFPMPEGADQIMNDSAFADYFVAGLNPLMIRVMKEIPAKLNLTQDIFAAHPAFAHDQLDLALNEGRLFIVDYEVLTALEPGVHPDQPKYVYAPIVALALPRGSENLEVLGVQTGQDKDIYPFVTPRAGTWDWLVAKTIVKTSDINYHEVASHLGLTHLVIDPIVVATYRQLSDKHPLHQLLAPHFEGTLPINALAVRRLINRDGKVEQLLAPQIESAYKVLSLIRNNFHFRNSFLPNDLQKRGVTNASMLKNYPYRDDALLIWGAIESWVRDYVKAYYESDADVAEDSELAQWTAEIIDPTGGRILGFAPDDRISTREVLIETLTMIIFTASAQHAAVNFPQRRAAAVPYQPLAGYAPAPTGLGLSEADALAFLPPLDRAIKQTHTLTLLGDTYYTQLGGYALGTFDDKRIVPSLWKFQDRLRHIESEINRRNRTRRTSYSYLKPSQIPQSINI